From Zalophus californianus isolate mZalCal1 chromosome 16, mZalCal1.pri.v2, whole genome shotgun sequence, one genomic window encodes:
- the RASD1 gene encoding dexamethasone-induced Ras-related protein 1, which translates to MKLAAMIKKMCPSDSELSIPAKNCYRMVILGSSKVGKTAIVSRFLTGRFEDAYTPTIEDFHRKFYSIRGEVYQLDILDTSGNHPFPAMRRLSILTGDVFILVFSLDNRDSFEEVQRLKQQILDTKSCLKNKTKENVDVPLVICGNKGDRDFYREVEQREIERLVGDDPQRCAYFEISAKKNSSLDQMFRALFAMAKLPSEMSPDLHRKVSVQYCDVLHKKALRNKKLLRAGSGGGDPGDAFGIVAPFARRPSVHSDLMYIREKASGGGQAKDKERCVIS; encoded by the exons ATGAAACTGGCCGCGATGATCAAGAAGATGTGCCCGAGCGACTCGGAGCTGAGTATCCCGGCCAAGAACTGCTACCGCATGGTCATCCTCGGCTCGTCCAAGGTGGGCAAGACGGCCATCGTGTCGCGCTTCCTCACGGGCCGCTTCGAGGACGCCTACACGCCCACCATCGAGGACTTCCACCGCAAGTTCTACTCCATCCGCGGCGAGGTCTACCAGCTCGACATCCTCGACACGTCCGGCAACCACCCGTTCCCCGCCATGCGGCGCCTCTCCATCCTCACTG GAGACGTTTTCATCCTGGTGTTCAGCCTGGACAACCGCGACTCCTTCGAGGAGGTGCAGAGGCTCAAGCAGCAGATCCTGGACACCAAGTCTTGCCTCAAGAACAAAACCAAGGAGAACGTGGACGTGCCGCTGGTCATCTGCGGCAACAAGGGGGACCGGGACTTCTACCGCGAGGTGGAGCAGCGCGAGATCGAGCGGCTGGTGGGCGACGACCCCCAGCGCTGCGCCTACTTCGAGATCTCGGCCAAGAAGAACAGCAGCCTGGACCAGATGTTCCGGGCGCTCTTCGCCATGGCCAAGCTGCCCAGCGAGATGAGCCCGGACCTGCACCGCAAGGTGTCCGTGCAGTACTGCGACGTGCTGCACAAGAAGGCGCTGCGGAACAAGAAGCTGCTGCGAGCCGGCAGCGGCGGCGGGGACCCCGGCGACGCCTTCGGCATCGTGGCGCCCTTCGCGCGCCGGCCCAGCGTGCACAGCGACCTCATGTACATCCGCGAGAAGGCCAGCGGCGGCGGCCAGGCCAAGGACAAGGAGCGCTGCGTCATCAGCtag